In Bacteroides cellulosilyticus, the genomic stretch GACTCATTCCCATGCAGCCTAAACCCATTGCGGAAACTTTAAGTCCGCTTTTTCCTAATTCCCGATATTTCATAACTATTGTTTTTTATAAATTTTGATGTTGCAAAGGTAAGCTGCGAAATAGCGTTTGTAAATAGACAGATTACTGCTTTGCAAACCATAATTACAGTTTCAGAATCTTCCTTGAATACTTGAAAATGAGGTGCATGCACAGATTACAGTTTCTCATACCAATATTACAGATTTAATGATACGGATGTTTGAAAGCTAAGAGAAAACCTTTATTTTTGTCATCGGATAAAATGAAGAAGAATATGGGAGCAATCGTAAAGTTGAATACAATTCATGAGTATAATATGGCGGTGGGAGTGGAGACATTACATCCGCTCGTCAGTGTGGTTGACTTTTCAACGCTGAAGTCATTAAAGCACGGGCGCAAGAATTTCGGCTTTTATTGTATCTTCCTGAAACAGCTTAAATGTGGTGAGTTGTCTTATGGACGCAGCACCTACGATTATCAGGAAGGTACGCTGGTTTTTGTCGCTCCGGGACAGGTGGCAGGCGTGGATGATGACAAAGAAACATTGAACCCGCAAGGGTGGGCATTACTATTCCATCCTGATTTATTGCGTGGCACATCATTGGGACGCAAGATGAAGGACTACAGTTTCTTCTCTTATGAAGCGAATGAAGCTTTGCACATGTCCGAGCGTGAGCGTCAGATTATCCTTAACTGTTATCTGGAGATACAGGAAGAACTGGAACGAGCCATAGATAAGCATAGTAAAAGTATTATCGCTTCTACCATTGAACTTTTGCTGAACCATTGCCAGCGTTTTTATGACCGCCAATTCATTACGCGTGAAAGCCTGAATAAAGATATCTTGGTTCGTTTTGAGAAT encodes the following:
- a CDS encoding helix-turn-helix domain-containing protein, which codes for MGAIVKLNTIHEYNMAVGVETLHPLVSVVDFSTLKSLKHGRKNFGFYCIFLKQLKCGELSYGRSTYDYQEGTLVFVAPGQVAGVDDDKETLNPQGWALLFHPDLLRGTSLGRKMKDYSFFSYEANEALHMSERERQIILNCYLEIQEELERAIDKHSKSIIASTIELLLNHCQRFYDRQFITRESLNKDILVRFENLLSDYFESDQPQTVGLPSVQYAADKLHLSANYFGDLIKKETGKSAQESIQLFVIEKAKERLYDENKTVSEVAYELGFKYPHHLSRLFKKVVGVSPNEYRA